Below is a genomic region from Diabrotica undecimpunctata isolate CICGRU chromosome 7, icDiaUnde3, whole genome shotgun sequence.
atactttattatattttactataatttttttattaaattaaataataaattaatttaaatataaattaataaaaattttaactaataGATAAATATGTTTTCAGAAATTTTGTGTGCGTACCAGTCCTTACTCCGTCCTTACATAGGTTGACTATAGTGCAATATAAAGATTCCGAAAATGGAGATGTAAGAAAAATGTCAGCTCATGGCTTAAAAAATCTTTACGAGATACGAATTCATGAAGACCTCTCAATGGGTGAAATATATATTGTCGATTGTACACATATTAAATTCAGTGTAGTAGCTAAAATAACTCCTCTGTTCTTGAAGCAAGTAGCTTTTGTTTTAGAGGTAAGTTTCTATTCGAGTaatatatttgatttaattttcggATATACTTGCttaatataataacaaaatatcaaaattaactTTTAAGTTATCTGTTCTATGATTTGGTCCTGCTTCGTTCTCTTTTTATTGCGCCTTGTATGGCATATTTTGGAACTCCACTTTGTTCATGCGCAGAAATCGTAGCATTTATATTCCGATAGatcgtttattattattattaattacatatacacacatatacatatatatatatatatatatatatatatatatatatatatatatatatacatatatattcttCTTGCAACAAGCTACAACAGTCTGTGTGAAGAGGATGATATTGTTCTTCTAGACACTTCATAAGAGAACAACATAAAGAGTTTATGAACATTTTAGGAAAAAGATACATCAtcggtggcgactttaatgcaaaaaatacCGACTGGGGCTCTGGGCTAActacaactaaaggaaaagaactatTGTCAGCTGTTAAGGAACAAAAGGGTAAAGTAATCTCTACTGGtagaccaacatactggcctaccgatagaaaaaaaatttcagacctgatagatttctttatttacaaaaatatctcagctaactatctGGATATCAATGACGGCTAAGATATAAACTCTGATCACTTaccgataattttaactatgagtgatacagtgattaaaaaagggtttaatccaatattgactaataaaaaactGACTGGGAAAGCTTCAAAACAAAccttgaacacaaaattaatcttgcttttccattgagaaacacgaggcaacttgatgacgaatgagaagtttttataaaaaatatccaacaggcagcttgggaaaatactcccacaataacttctagaacaaaaaggaacaatttttcaaaataaatcagagaactcatagtagaaaaaacgaagttaagaaaaaaatggcagcaatacagagctccatgagacaaaactagtctaaataatgctacacaaaaactaaaaagggagatacagaatatataaaattcaacaattaattcttttttaagtaattaaattaaattttaagtaatttaattaacagctgaccagaacacagattattcgttatggaaggcatcaaaaagaatgaagagagcTCCTCAAGTTGGGAAACGGCAACTCGGCTAGAAGTAAcaaacagaaagcagaacgattgGCAGATCATTTAGAAAACACGTTCAAACCCAACGATAATGATGGTGAAaaactgagatgggaagaaccattccaaactgaagaaagaataacaTTGACATcacttagagaagtatcaacagagataaaagagaatataaatcctaagaaagctccaggatataATCTCATAACAagagaactattaaaaaatctaccaagaaaagccatagttaagctgacatacctaataaatgctgcttttagattgagatatgtttccagactctggaaagtagccaaagtgattatgatcgccaaaccaggtaaatctcctaatgaagtgacatcctatcgaccaatatcactccttccggtgatgtcaaaactatttgaaaaacttctattgaaaagaataaaaccaataatagaaagaaaaaatcttataccaaatcatcaatttggtttcagaaatcaacattccactatagatcaagttcacagaataacgaaaataatagaaaatacattagaagaaaagaaagtctgctcttaAATCTTTttggacgtagcacaggcgtttgataaagtctggcacgacggtttaaactataaactgagaatgttcatgcctaaacagttttcagaaatcttgaaatcatacattGCAAATAGATATTTcaaagtaaaacaagaagaagtatacaccgacttaagggaaatcaaagctggcgtgccccaagggagtgtcttaggtccggtgctgtacctattgtatacgtgcgacattccagagctagaaaaAAACActgtgaagaagcgactgataaattgcaactatcagtaaataaaatacataactggaccagaaaatggcaaataaaattaaatgagactaaatctgcacacattaactaaaaaaatagaaaattttaaagttagaataaatgatacccaaattacttatgcaacatcagcaaaatacttgggcatcaccctagacgcgaagctgcgctggaaagtccatgtcaaaaagaaaagaggagagcttgatattagatataagaaattgtattggctgattagaaaaaattcaaaattatcaattcataataaattatcgatctacaagcaagtactgaggccagtatgggtacaTGGGTGCCAAATCTGGGgttgtaccaaagctagtaatctacatattatccagagatttcaaaacaaagtattGAGAAACATTGTTGACCTGGGGTcaaggacctgggtatggaaactgtgatcgaaataataaaaagaacagcagcaagtcacaagcggaggctgcatagtcatgtgaatgtcgagtcAATCCAGCtgcttgacaacactgaactaaagagaagactcataaggacaaaatcATTTAAGTTATTgaaaatgtgtaacagtttagtatAAAAAACAGAGTATAGGGCTGTAaagttattgcatgttagttgtagtgcattagcatagataaaataagagtaagccatagggttaGCCCTTAGATTTaggtatttgctgtttattaagtttgGTCAGAAAATACCGCAcagatgttaaaaaaattatttggttctttcagggcttttttctcggTTTGTCTAATAGGATcctttgagtttctaagaactctaccaatgtttttttagttatttaaccATATTCGGAAGGAAAACTAGAGATGTCTTCTTCATTTTGAGAGAtgatgattgtctcaattggaatgtgacttggGGTTACAGAGTAATTGAAACCTGTCGCTAAAGCTTTAGTACCAATGGTCGacatagggaaattagaaaagtTGTGAACCACTACAGTGGGTTTCAAAGTTGTAGGTATTGGAATTTTTTCGGCAATTAGATGCGCTAATTTGAGCTTCTGAGTTTTAGTCCTAGATTTAAAAGTGTTTAGGACTGTATGTGTAATGATACGGTCTAGACTGTCCCATAATAAAGGATGTACATTGAAAGAATAAAAAGATGACCagatttaaaaatattgatatttgtgaCATCTAGATTTCATCTAGTGAAATGAATAGCTTTATGAAAAAGCCCAAAACTGGCCTTTCTCAGAATTTGGGagatagaagaagaacatctaTGGTGTCTTCTTCAGGACTTCCCAGTTTCATTTTTCTGAGCCCCCAGTCTCTCTAGTTCCCAGATATTACTACAATAATCACTAATCAAAGCACTATTGATACTGGGAACAGCGGACTTATACCGTCGATCGTGACATGGTTTTGGAGTaggttggcgtgggggttggCACAAGGGTTAGGGCGAATATTTCTGACGAAACAATTTTGATTAAAGGGTtaagcggacgatattttctttataagagCTCTCCATATCTCTAATGTGCTCCCCACTATATATAGTAATTGACAATTTCGAGATGCCAGTAATATCCGCAGCAATGCTCAAACTCATATGTCGGCTACGATATAATGATGATAAATTCGTAATTTGGCCCCACTACAGCGATGCTTTGGTGTCTAAAGATGATACATCGTATTATCCAGCTCACGATCACGATGAAGGTGTAAAcagattcatccctaccgtttcttgaagttatcataaagaaaaaccaatttcAGGGGTTTCTTCACTTACATCAAAATTGCATCAAAAATTGCATCATATAtcataaatatatgtttttttttttcagagggTGCACAGTTTAAGGACACACtcaatacattttatttatgcCCCGTCATATTATCACCacacaataaatttatttaaatcggTATTAAAGAAAAAGTTATCAGATAGGGTAAGTACatttaaacttaaattataattaaattattaaaaataatttgttctttaaaatctgatatatttttttatttacatgatTACAACCATCTGCCCACATAGGGTAGATTgcatttaacatttattgtgttcaATTTCATGATATGCAAAGAGTTATTCCACTTAGTAgatcttaaaaataataatctgatatattatttataacaactAACTATATCAGCAGAAAATTTGGGCTAGAAAGATAGTTCTATACGTATACAACAATGTATACTCATTGAATTTCTTGGCCCTGACCTTGAactatttttttgttgaaaaataaaaattgagcttTTTGCTTTATAAGTAAGTCAACACATCCAACACATCTGATCGTTAATGATGTGTCTCATCTGtttgattatatttaaatattaaaattcaacaaaataattaaagcagataataaaaactaaactttaagAAAGTCTTTAGGTGATCTTAAACCAAAGTTATGGCAGTTTTAATTTTAACTCTAGTCTAAGGCATTAAATATATGCACGCTAATGTGACTTAAATTGTAAGTTTTTAGAAATTGACGAAAATTTAGAATTTGCTTTGAATTTACAAAGCTAAAATAGTGAAAACCATAAGAAAgtggaaatattaaaaatattgcccATTATGTTCAAGACAAAGTCGTATATGGTTAGTAAAGGAATGTCGAATGTAGCATTTCAGATCCAACGCTAAAAAAGGCACTGTACTCGAATTTTCATCTTATCCCCTACTGTGCATTCGTTGTTCTATATTATATTCTTGATGTGTCTCACAACAAATAGTCCAGTGGAGTTAGTCCTGAAAATATTGGGGGCCATTTCACAGTACTACCGTATCTAATCCAACTGTTACTACCAGTTAGCCACTATTATTTGGCACACGCCCAACATCTTTTGTACGATGCGGTGTTCTTTGTCACATTGAAACCATATATTTCATCTACGTTAAAACGTTCAAAATAAACGGAAAAGGATAATGCCAGtaaaacgtttcaacgtttggcattcttCTCcgcaggtagctgtagcttcctccgtggttattgttagttgttgccctggaaaccatcagcgtcttctaactctaatgccacaaattgatGGCATTGCTGCTGTAGTGATGCTTTCTTAAGTTAATATGCTGCTtcttctaacttggctgcaccgtagtGAAGACgacaaatagtcagaaatacgtatatatacggttgccttccatagATATACCGATAtacgtaatatatatatatatatatatatatatatatatatatatatatatatatatatatatatatatatatatacaagaattactggatattagtgactgtcaatataaacaaactatatatatatatatatatatatatatatatatatatatatatatatatatatatatatatataaacaaaataaatatattttggcaaaggaaaagaaccattcaaaacgtgttttcttggcataaaatcgagtacatcttgcatcaataaaaagtcagacatagataaactgagcaacatttattgttacttactggaaaaacatccaaaataaaattaatatctacctgcacccgtacccacacaaattacagttatatgcataacatgttgcataccattaagacaggtttaaaaattaaaatcacctaagatgggcctctagtatttcttaaaaagaaatatgggattaagtacacctaattactttttaatcataggattttttctttttgttctctatgtgccagagttaaaacacaccagtaaaagatgacaacaaaatttttactatttttacctaaattttaaagaattttaaaatgtattttgtccactattttatattttatgtgtgtgttattaatgttgagtgtctatgcttttataaataatctcaacgactagtaagttgcactgaagatttgtgatattttataaatatttacaatttttcttattacattgtcttgaaaaaggaataaaaccattccgagagctagacaaaaagtctaagagtgtttcattaacatcccggccaattttctgactgcaaccctaataaactgtgttgttatatatatatatatatatatatatatatatatatatatatatatatatatatatatatatatatatatagtaaactcttaaatattggggaaatctgcaagaaagactctaatgtgtatcaattttttcgccgaacgttttcgccaaagagaattaatttggcttcttcagtgctgaaagagaataaattataattagctaccatatattatctattaaaacattattgatcttaccgtaacttagaattgtagagttagaatattaaaaaacttagctagtaacatagtggtgttttttgttactatgtgcaaaaaaagtttttttgtaaggtttgaaatgtatggtagctttgaacttgacacgtaaaggcttacccaaggttaatcgaaaaacccaatgtaactacatttaaaaggaggtaattctttgaattgtcggcaataactaaatttttgatttttagatagtttaaaagtaaggttctgttttagccagaacgcaagcgctgacaacttcattgttcttatgaatctttatgtcgttaaggttcattggtaaaaaacgaatgaatttaaatcccagtgtagggaaatattattttgatttactttatttaattatattatattgttcatgtattattgcatcttattgagatgtatctaagaaaagcaagggaatgttatatatttttttgtgttaatgaaaattaattataaaggtatgttagttgttaatggatatatcagtcaagttagttatctgtgatatagtattgttcttggtatctgatttaagtaacaagtggtatatatcgcttagattcttgatgtcactcttaacattaatggagaaatcgttaaggaaaatataagacatttcaatgaactctcttttagatttattgttctcacggtggagaattgtggtgttagtatagtccatgagatgaccagtggaatggacatgtttggctaatgcacaacggtcagggtgaagtcgagaatcacttttgtgtagtgtaatacgtgatttcaataattaagatgtttgaccgatgtaggaattattgcaagagagacatggaatgttgtagacaatattactaagcctatctatgggagtcttatcttttatcttagaataaagattattaattgttagggctgatctacaagccacattaagtttaatgttgttattattattgccaaagctattttcaacacttttcagaatccttgttaaccccggagtgatatctctgaaatatggtagtgaaaaatatttgtttataggagtattcgagactgggttcccacttaagacatcaggatcagcattgttagtcgcgaaggaaggtgtaatatcttcgtcatggatagtattaaacaaaatcttattaactaatggtgttggataagcgtttgaaataaaaagtttctgtaggcaGTTTCTGTAGTttcgttcggcgaaacaattgatacacattagagtctttcttgcagatttccccaatatttaagagtttactatttaactaatctgcaaagattaaatttcttttctatatatatatatatatatatatatatatatatatatatatatatatatatatatatatattatattgtattatattatattacgtacaccttttaattttaattttttaacagaGCTAAATTCTAAATAGCATCTATAACgtacatttttttatgtttttttaagagATAATATCTTATTCTAGGTATACAGTCATAAATCACTTGATGAATTGCTCGAATATCTTCCATTGGACGTGTTACCGAGTGACTTCGGAGGCAAGCAAAAATCCTGCGATGAACTGGCAGGtaataaaaagtctttttatttttaaaatatgttttattgtttttattggtGTATCCTGATATAACACGTAAGAACATTAGCATGAAGTTTTTAAACATATGTTTGtcgttttttctttaatatattacTAAACAAGATATTCTAGTACCTGTCAAAGTAATTCTTCTTACAATATTTGTACAAAACAAATTGTGTTGAGTGACTTGAATGCGCATGAATATGTAATTTAATTATCTGGGCAGTTTGTGCatacataaacttaaataacGCTTAATATACCATAAGttataataaaatcgttttagtataacataaattaacaatcagaataaaaatgtattctttaaGTTTGTGTGATGAGTTTAAGCCCTACCCCTTGATGCTGACCTGATATGGTCAtctccagtgagagaatcacgtgtcaatgttactggtctgttggccatCGTCGCTTTAGTATTACACAGACATATATTGGTTAAAAAAATGCAATGTTAATTTTGATGAACATCAGTTAAAACCAGAATTGTTACAATTATCCAAGATGAATGGACAAGAAAGTATATATTGCAGATGAATTGATACATGAACATGGACACAAAGTGCTGAGATTGCTATCGTATCACCCAGATTTTTATGCTATTAAATTATTATGGTCAgattgaaatatgaaataaattgGCAGAGATCGATATAGAGATGAACATGTTTTAAGTATGTATAAGTAAGCAATTTAAAAGTGTAATGATCTCGCCTGGGCGAAGAGTATAGAACATACTAACAGATTCATTGAACAGTGCTTtattagaaaacaaaatatctgtaATATTAATATCGAACCTGTAATTATCAACATTGGAGATAACAGTTCAGATTCTAAAgttaatgaaaatgaaatataaGTCATGTTATGATCCATCTTGTTGGAAATATATCTTGTGATCTTCGCCCTTTGCTACGATGTATTATTCTAATATCTATTTTTACATGGTTAACCAAAACCATGTACTTAGTCAAGTATGGTgcaaaagtatggaataaattcattattttagaaatagaagatttttaaaaaatcttaagacCCTTTTATAGATAAAAGATATTTATGCAATTTCATAATTAGAGTGTGACATGACAGAGCAGAATTGTCAACTGACAGACACACGTACATAGGAGTGAGGCatagaaatatataaatatatttcatGTCTGTGACATAGAACCGACTGGAGTCAAATACAAATGGAattaaaactgaaataaatgaagattaaaaatgaaaagttaagattaaataggatatttacagccggtttccgaaaggctgatcattatcaaaattaggtaatCTACTGTTAACAGTCGATTAAATGCATTTTGAGTTGCAGAAACCTCGATCAAAC
It encodes:
- the LOC140446028 gene encoding retinol-binding protein pinta-like, whose protein sequence is MPPNDLLITDRNKIRKVWEKTESDVIKDIQIIKEWLKTQKHLPEIPTDNMIEFFLVNCKFSIEKTKQTLDMYYTVPNLVSDLYKNINPCTSDVDIAYETANFVCVPVLTPSLHRLTIVQYKDSENGDVRKMSAHGLKNLYEIRIHEDLSMGEIYIVDCTHIKFSVVAKITPLFLKQVAFVLERVHSLRTHSIHFIYAPSYYHHTINLFKSVLKKKLSDRVYSHKSLDELLEYLPLDVLPSDFGGKQKSCDELAELWKNKMFEYKDRFDKLETMQVNEALRPEKLQNDELLGYYGNFKKIDTD